TGATAAATCGCTGAAACACCCTTTCTTTCAGCGTTAAAAGATATTTTTATTCAAAGAGTTTCTCCCACCCTTTGAAGCGTTCTAAGCCTTCTTCTCCAAAGCGTTTAAGACTTCGTTCGGCTTGTTCAATGGTCTTTTCTACTTCGGGATGTGTCTTTGAAAAGAACTTGTCGGCATAACAGATGACTTTTTCTTCCATGGTTTCGGGCAGGAAGTCCTGATGAGGCAGAGGCAGATTGAGGCGTATAATCTCTTCTTTCGTGATGCCTGCTCCCGTGTGACGCTCGCATACTCTGGCATGTTTCGGATAGCCTTCTGCCCGTAGAAGTTCTGCACCTATACGTCCGTGAATGAGATAAGGCTCGCTTCCGAAGCAATAAATCCCAGGCGCATTGCATTTGAAAATGCCGATATCGTGGAGCATGGCAGCCTCAATGATGAACTGACGGTCAAGGAGAAGCTCCGGATGAAGGTCACAAATGCGCACAGCACGCTTAGTAACAAGCGTGCTGTGTGTCATAAGTATATACCGAAGTTGATTGTCTTCGGGATAGTATTTATCAATGATTGCCTGATAATCCATGGCTTATTCTGCCTCGGGACGCTGGATATAAGCTATCACATCGCCCTTACTTACCTTGGAACCTTGCTTGGCATTGATCTCAACAAGCTGTCCGCCGAGAGCTGCAGGAATAGCTTCAAACTCGCCCCATGGCGTGCAGATATAGCAGAAAGTGTCGCCTTCTTTGTATTCTTTTCCAATGAATGGCTCGATAGCCGGAGCTGCTTCGCCGTCTCCTTGGAACTCCCAGAAGATCTGACCCTTTACAGGTGCAACGATAGCATCAGCCTTGGCGTGCTTGAATGCGGTTGCTTCTTCGAGGCTAACCTTTGCTCCAAGCTTTGCATCCTTGGCCTTCTGAAGGTCTTCCAAGAAGTTCTTCTTGGCTTGACCACTTTTATAATTACGGTATTGTTCAGGGTGCATAGCCAGTTCAAAGAGTTCTTCGTCGTCCTGACCATAGTCCCATCCGTTCTCATCCATTTCCTTCTTGAAGTCTTCAAGCGCGTTAGTGAGCAGGGTTCTTGGGTCAACATCAGTGAATTCGCGCCCCTGTTTCTTTGCTAATTCAACGAGTTCCGGGTCGATTTTCCCAGGTACTTTACCGCTCTTTCCAAGGATCATACCCCACATAGACTCGTCCATCATGACGAAACGGCCTTTACCTTGCTCCATCGTAAGCAGGTTCATGAGGGCAATGTTCTTAGTGTATTGGCTGAAAGGTGTCACCAATGGAGGATAACCTACACGTGGCCAAACATATTCAACTTCATTGAACAACTTCACAAGCATATCGTCCATAGAGAGTTCTTCCTCGCCTTTCTTCTTGCGAAGGTTATTGATTGTCTGGCGAATTCCACCGAGATCAGCCATCATGGAGCCC
The nucleotide sequence above comes from Segatella oris. Encoded proteins:
- a CDS encoding HD domain-containing protein, with protein sequence MDYQAIIDKYYPEDNQLRYILMTHSTLVTKRAVRICDLHPELLLDRQFIIEAAMLHDIGIFKCNAPGIYCFGSEPYLIHGRIGAELLRAEGYPKHARVCERHTGAGITKEEIIRLNLPLPHQDFLPETMEEKVICYADKFFSKTHPEVEKTIEQAERSLKRFGEEGLERFKGWEKLFE